One Eubacteriales bacterium mix99 genomic window carries:
- the whiA gene encoding DNA-binding protein WhiA yields the protein MKSNASTSFSFKTKSEICRSIPKRNCCRLAELAALIHTGGTIHLAGKEQVRLKISTENAFIARRIFTLIKDLTGESPEILVRRNRRFRKNNNYVLLVAKSDVAKKILENTYVLSRDADGNIGIHTDIDKRLVRRPCCRKSYLRGAFLGGGSVSDPRKAYHLELIAHSEKYGESLCRLIREFGLHAKLIERKNNYVVYLKEGEHIVTLLSLIGAHTALLNLENIRIYKDMRNHINRIVNCETANLGKTINASVRQVENIEYIRDRIGFSGLPPNLREVAELRLEYPDASLRELGERMTPRMGKSGVNHRLRKLDQIAEEHRGTR from the coding sequence ATGAAAAGTAACGCCTCCACATCATTTTCATTCAAGACGAAGAGTGAGATCTGCCGCTCCATTCCAAAAAGAAACTGTTGCAGGCTGGCCGAGCTGGCTGCCCTGATTCATACGGGCGGTACCATCCATCTGGCAGGGAAAGAACAGGTCCGCCTGAAGATCAGTACGGAAAACGCATTTATCGCCCGTCGTATTTTTACACTGATTAAGGATCTTACCGGAGAAAGTCCGGAAATTCTGGTACGCCGGAATCGTCGTTTCCGAAAAAACAACAACTATGTTCTCCTGGTTGCAAAATCAGACGTTGCAAAAAAAATATTGGAGAACACTTATGTTTTATCCCGGGATGCCGATGGTAATATAGGGATTCATACGGACATTGACAAGAGACTGGTGCGCAGGCCATGCTGCAGGAAATCCTATCTGAGGGGAGCCTTTTTGGGGGGAGGGTCGGTCAGTGACCCCAGAAAAGCCTATCATCTGGAACTGATCGCTCATTCTGAAAAATACGGGGAAAGTCTTTGCAGGCTGATTCGTGAATTCGGGTTGCATGCAAAGCTGATTGAGCGGAAGAATAATTATGTGGTATATCTGAAGGAAGGAGAACACATCGTTACCCTGCTGAGCCTGATCGGTGCCCATACTGCGCTTCTCAATCTGGAGAATATCCGGATTTACAAGGATATGCGCAATCATATCAACCGAATCGTTAACTGTGAAACAGCCAATCTCGGCAAAACGATCAATGCTTCTGTCCGTCAGGTGGAGAATATCGAATATATCCGGGATCGGATCGGTTTTTCCGGTCTTCCGCCTAATCTGAGGGAAGTCGCCGAATTAAGGCTGGAGTATCCCGATGCCAGCCTGAGGGAGCTGGGGGAACGGATGACACCCCGGATGGGAAAGTCCGGAGTCAATCACCGTCTGCGGAAATTGGATCAGATAGCAGAGGAACACCGGGGAACCAGATGA
- the rapZ gene encoding RNase adapter RapZ gives MRFIIVTGLSGAGKTLVIHYLEDMGYFCIDNLPPKLMPKFAELCYQSQGKVDRIAIVVDIRGGGFFDDLSECLDVMKQNGYAYEILYLEASDDALVRRYKESRRVHPMSKEGRLIEGIQMERDRLKNLRKRATNIIDTSNLQPKQLREVIRELVSDNNAYEGLIISIISFGFKHGMLTDADMVFDVRFLPNPFYIEELKNHTGKEAIIRNYLSKFPETHVFLRKVDEMLEFLIPYFIKEGKNQLVIGIGCTGGRHRSVAIADSICEMLRKNGHHVILEHRDISGKGG, from the coding sequence ATGCGTTTCATCATTGTGACCGGTCTGTCCGGAGCAGGAAAAACTCTGGTGATACATTATCTGGAGGATATGGGCTATTTCTGCATTGATAACTTACCACCCAAGCTCATGCCTAAATTTGCGGAGCTGTGTTATCAGTCCCAGGGCAAAGTGGATCGGATTGCCATTGTGGTTGATATCCGCGGCGGAGGCTTTTTCGATGATCTATCCGAATGTCTGGACGTTATGAAGCAAAATGGCTATGCCTATGAGATCCTGTATCTGGAAGCTTCCGACGATGCTTTGGTGCGCAGATATAAGGAGAGCAGAAGAGTTCACCCCATGAGCAAGGAAGGACGGCTGATCGAAGGCATCCAGATGGAACGGGACAGGCTGAAGAATCTTCGAAAAAGAGCCACCAATATCATCGATACCAGCAATCTTCAGCCAAAGCAGCTCCGGGAGGTCATCCGGGAGTTGGTTTCTGACAACAATGCGTATGAGGGCCTTATTATATCCATTATCTCTTTCGGCTTCAAACACGGTATGTTGACGGATGCAGATATGGTATTTGACGTCCGTTTCCTTCCAAACCCCTTTTATATTGAAGAATTGAAGAATCACACAGGAAAGGAAGCAATCATCCGCAATTATCTGTCCAAATTTCCCGAAACGCATGTTTTCCTGAGAAAGGTGGATGAGATGCTGGAGTTTCTGATCCCTTACTTTATCAAGGAAGGAAAAAATCAGCTGGTTATCGGAATCGGCTGCACCGGCGGGCGTCACCGTTCGGTTGCCATTGCGGATTCGATCTGTGAAATGCTCCGTAAGAACGGTCATCATGTGATCCTGGAACACAGGGATATCAGTGGAAAGGGGGGATAA
- a CDS encoding PHP domain-containing protein, with translation MYHIIADYHTHTRYSHGKGSILDNVEAARKKGLKQIAISDHGFAHMGFGMALSDISKMRKEICSLNRRFSDIEILMGIEANLTGMDGTIDIPDSEQNAFDMILMGFHKAVKPACIRDGWQLFVRNGLDKLFPFRREELTQRNTEAMGKAMERYPIRILTHPGAKIPIDSAKLAKTAARTGTALEINASHGYMTVEYVRTALKGGAFFAISSDAHVPEKVGVFDRAIAIAEAAGVPPQRIINTEEYIRHYSL, from the coding sequence TTGTATCATATCATAGCGGATTATCATACACACACACGGTATAGCCATGGAAAAGGCTCCATTCTGGACAATGTGGAGGCAGCCCGTAAAAAGGGGCTGAAACAAATTGCCATTTCGGATCATGGATTTGCTCATATGGGATTTGGTATGGCTCTTTCCGATATCAGCAAAATGAGAAAGGAGATCTGCAGCCTCAACCGGCGTTTTTCCGATATTGAAATCCTGATGGGGATTGAAGCAAACCTGACCGGCATGGATGGAACCATCGATATACCGGACAGTGAGCAGAATGCGTTTGATATGATTCTGATGGGGTTTCACAAGGCAGTAAAACCTGCCTGCATACGAGATGGATGGCAGCTTTTTGTTCGCAACGGGCTGGACAAGCTGTTTCCCTTTCGCAGGGAAGAACTGACGCAAAGAAATACAGAAGCCATGGGAAAAGCCATGGAACGGTATCCAATAAGAATTCTGACCCATCCCGGTGCAAAGATTCCCATCGACTCCGCAAAGCTGGCAAAGACAGCGGCAAGAACCGGCACCGCCCTGGAGATCAATGCAAGCCATGGCTATATGACAGTGGAATATGTCCGGACTGCGTTGAAGGGAGGGGCTTTTTTTGCAATCAGCAGCGATGCCCATGTGCCGGAGAAGGTCGGCGTATTTGACAGGGCCATCGCCATCGCAGAGGCAGCCGGTGTGCCCCCGCAGCGCATCATTAATACGGAAGAGTACATACGGCATTATTCTTTATGA
- the murB gene encoding UDP-N-acetylmuramate dehydrogenase, with protein sequence MNLDNVFGALSKILPQDQLLRKESMKRHTSFHIGGPVDLMILPEKTKQIQDALTILRENDVPFMIMGNGTNLLVRDKGIRGAVIKLATDRFSHAEVKGETIRAQSGILLSALSGLALHSSLTGLEFASGIPGSLGGAVAMNAGAYGGEMKDVVQKISILDENGKQTVLQGEQMALGYRTSIVQNSRKIILETFLSLKKGDYEESRKMIRDLTKRRQEKQPLSYPSAGSTFQRPVGYYAGKLIQDAGLRGLRAGDAQISELHSGFIINLGNATARDVLELIDQVKKRVREQSGVELQPEVRIVGQE encoded by the coding sequence ATGAATCTTGATAATGTATTTGGAGCACTGAGTAAAATCCTTCCGCAGGATCAACTGCTGCGAAAGGAAAGCATGAAACGGCACACGTCCTTCCATATCGGGGGACCGGTGGATCTTATGATTTTACCGGAAAAAACAAAACAAATACAGGATGCCCTGACGATACTGAGGGAAAACGATGTACCGTTCATGATAATGGGAAACGGCACCAACCTTCTGGTGCGGGACAAGGGCATTCGCGGAGCCGTTATCAAGTTGGCGACGGATCGGTTCAGCCATGCAGAAGTAAAGGGAGAGACGATCCGGGCCCAGTCCGGCATCCTGTTATCTGCCCTGTCCGGACTCGCACTGCATTCCAGCCTGACCGGACTGGAATTTGCCAGTGGAATTCCGGGGTCGCTGGGTGGTGCAGTTGCGATGAACGCCGGAGCATACGGGGGAGAAATGAAGGATGTGGTTCAAAAAATTTCTATACTGGATGAAAATGGGAAGCAGACCGTATTGCAGGGGGAACAGATGGCACTTGGTTATCGGACCAGCATTGTTCAGAACAGCCGGAAAATCATTCTGGAAACTTTTTTATCGCTGAAGAAAGGCGATTATGAGGAATCCCGGAAAATGATTCGGGATCTTACCAAAAGGCGGCAGGAGAAACAGCCCCTGTCGTATCCCAGTGCCGGGAGTACTTTTCAGCGGCCTGTTGGATACTATGCAGGCAAATTGATACAGGATGCGGGGTTACGGGGACTCCGGGCAGGGGATGCCCAGATCTCGGAACTGCATTCCGGATTTATCATCAATCTGGGAAATGCAACAGCCCGTGATGTCCTTGAGTTGATTGATCAGGTGAAAAAGCGGGTCCGGGAGCAATCCGGCGTGGAATTGCAGCCTGAGGTTCGTATCGTAGGGCAGGAGTAG
- the hprK gene encoding HPr(Ser) kinase/phosphatase has protein sequence MSSIPIDHLIQALDLNVIYEGKAKSVDIGTSDINRPGLQLAGFFDYFARDRIQVIGKVEMTYLDSMDPTIRAERLDRFIGSGIPCLIISRNMDIPQYLLDSARKFGCSVLRSKKVTTKLIHKLISYLDSELAPRITRHGVLVDVYGVGILLMGESGIGKSETALELIKRGHRLVADDAVEIKKVAENRLIGDSPDLIRHFMEIRGIGIIDIKAMYGVGAVINSKAIDIVVYLEFWDNNKEYDRLGLHDEYTEILGVKLPKIDLPVRPGRNLAIIVEVAVRNWRLRHMGYNAAQELDNRLNSLIQNSDDKQD, from the coding sequence ATGAGCAGCATCCCGATTGATCACCTCATCCAGGCTCTGGACCTGAATGTGATCTACGAGGGGAAGGCCAAGTCCGTGGACATCGGAACCAGTGATATAAACCGGCCTGGTCTGCAGCTTGCAGGATTTTTTGATTATTTTGCCAGGGATCGGATCCAGGTCATCGGAAAGGTGGAGATGACGTACTTGGATAGTATGGATCCGACGATTCGGGCAGAACGTCTGGACCGCTTTATCGGTTCCGGCATTCCCTGTCTGATTATTTCCCGGAACATGGACATTCCCCAATATCTGCTGGATTCTGCCAGAAAATTTGGCTGTTCCGTTCTCCGGTCCAAAAAAGTTACCACAAAACTGATTCATAAACTGATCAGCTATCTGGATTCCGAATTGGCACCAAGAATTACACGCCACGGGGTTCTGGTGGATGTATACGGGGTGGGGATCCTGCTGATGGGCGAAAGCGGCATCGGCAAGAGTGAAACCGCTTTGGAGCTGATTAAGCGCGGACACCGTCTGGTGGCGGACGATGCGGTGGAAATCAAGAAAGTAGCTGAGAACCGTCTGATTGGTGATTCTCCTGATTTGATCCGGCATTTTATGGAGATCCGGGGCATTGGCATCATAGATATCAAGGCAATGTATGGTGTCGGGGCGGTCATCAACAGCAAGGCAATCGATATCGTGGTTTACTTGGAGTTCTGGGACAACAACAAGGAATATGACCGCCTGGGCCTGCATGACGAATACACCGAGATTCTGGGAGTCAAGCTTCCAAAAATTGATCTGCCCGTCCGACCGGGAAGAAACCTGGCCATTATTGTGGAAGTGGCGGTCCGGAACTGGAGACTGCGGCATATGGGATACAATGCCGCACAGGAACTGGATAATCGATTGAATTCGCTGATACAAAACAGCGACGACAAGCAGGACTGA
- a CDS encoding Cof-type HAD-IIB family hydrolase, with translation MKYRLIAVDLDDSLLDHHQRISERNKQALRAAQEMGTHVTVATGRIPDSAMPFIRELNVAVPVIAYQGAYIKDTMTGKTLMKYPIPMEYAHQILEKCKEDNLYTQAYVENNYFFEQECPYSQLYRRISGLKGRAVGDLRTFLKEEPAKILIMDESERISSYFQLFREWFGGKLQVTVSKPIFLELTHIHATKGNALKQLGSMLGIPREEIIAIGDSYNDLSMIEYAGLGVAMGNAPDPVKASAQYVTSGNDEDGVAEVVERFVLKRRGLE, from the coding sequence TTGAAATATCGGTTGATTGCCGTCGATCTGGATGATTCTCTTCTGGATCATCACCAAAGGATCAGTGAAAGGAATAAGCAGGCTCTCCGGGCCGCACAGGAAATGGGAACCCACGTAACCGTTGCGACAGGGAGAATACCGGATTCTGCCATGCCTTTTATACGGGAATTGAATGTAGCGGTACCGGTTATCGCTTATCAGGGCGCATACATCAAGGATACCATGACCGGAAAAACTTTGATGAAATATCCGATTCCAATGGAGTATGCTCACCAAATCCTGGAGAAGTGCAAAGAGGACAATCTTTATACACAGGCTTATGTGGAGAATAACTACTTCTTCGAACAGGAATGCCCGTACAGCCAGCTCTATCGACGGATAAGCGGATTGAAGGGCAGAGCGGTGGGGGATTTGAGGACCTTTCTGAAGGAAGAGCCCGCCAAAATACTGATCATGGATGAGTCGGAAAGAATATCCTCTTATTTCCAGCTGTTTCGGGAATGGTTCGGCGGAAAATTGCAGGTTACGGTTTCCAAGCCGATCTTTCTGGAGCTGACTCATATCCATGCGACAAAAGGGAATGCCTTAAAGCAGCTTGGCTCCATGCTGGGTATCCCCCGGGAAGAAATCATCGCAATCGGAGACAGCTACAACGATCTGTCCATGATCGAATACGCAGGTCTTGGGGTAGCAATGGGAAACGCTCCGGATCCTGTAAAAGCCTCTGCGCAATATGTAACGTCAGGGAATGACGAGGATGGCGTGGCTGAGGTGGTGGAGCGATTTGTATTGAAGAGGAGGGGTTTAGAATGA
- a CDS encoding PspC domain-containing protein codes for MAKKLYLSETDKKISGVCGGIGEYFGVDSTLVRLVWVAISLVLGFGIGGLILYILASLIIPKRQENT; via the coding sequence ATGGCGAAAAAATTGTATCTGTCGGAAACGGATAAAAAGATCAGTGGTGTTTGCGGCGGAATAGGAGAGTATTTCGGGGTGGATTCCACCCTTGTGCGCCTGGTCTGGGTTGCCATTTCCCTGGTACTCGGATTCGGAATAGGGGGATTGATCCTCTATATCCTGGCCAGTCTGATCATACCCAAACGACAGGAGAATACTTGA
- the uvrC gene encoding excinuclease ABC subunit UvrC, producing the protein MNKEMETKLKNLPDTPGVYIMKDQNGKIIYIGKAISLKNRVRQYFRTTHTGKVGAMVANVSDFDYILTDTEVEALILECNLIKKHRPRYNILLKDDKHYPYIEVTAEEEYPRIRLTRKIKKDRNKYFGPYTSARAVRETMEAIRRIFPIRTCNRKIREGQPAERPCLNYYIRQCWGPCRGNVKKSDYQAMIKDVCRFLDGRQEDLLDEFRRKMTEASENLQFERASVLRDQIRAVEKILEGQKIISTSMEDQDVIALFQGFNRTAVQVFLIRGGKLISSERHILEETGETQQKDIIGSFLKQFYADSTFFPREIWIQQDIDDHKVIEEWLSERKGSKVTIRCPQRGEKHKLVQMAERNAEETLKTYERKEEREKERTEGAVLELKEALSLEHAPVRMEAFDISNTQGAQSVASMVVFENGRPARKEYRRFRIKMVEGPNDFASMAEVVERRFRRGLEERKKLKEEGRNFSEGKFSKFPDLIIIDGGKGQLGAALGSMSKLGVECIPTFGLAKEFEELYARGESDPIILPRRSNALHLVQRIRDEAHRFAITFHRSLRDKNDLHSVLLDVPGIGPKRMRELMKAFGSVERMKQADPEELSRVNGMNHKAAESLIRFFRG; encoded by the coding sequence ATGAACAAAGAGATGGAAACCAAGCTGAAAAATCTCCCGGATACCCCGGGAGTCTATATTATGAAAGACCAAAACGGCAAAATCATATACATCGGAAAAGCGATTTCCCTGAAGAACCGGGTCAGACAGTATTTCAGGACCACGCACACCGGGAAAGTGGGAGCCATGGTGGCCAATGTATCCGATTTTGACTATATTCTGACGGATACCGAAGTGGAAGCATTGATTCTGGAATGCAATCTCATAAAAAAGCATCGGCCCAGGTATAATATTCTGCTGAAAGATGACAAGCACTATCCCTATATCGAAGTCACTGCAGAGGAGGAATATCCCCGGATCCGCCTGACAAGAAAGATAAAAAAGGATAGGAACAAATACTTCGGCCCGTATACCAGTGCAAGAGCGGTTCGGGAAACCATGGAAGCCATTCGGAGAATTTTTCCAATCCGCACCTGTAACCGTAAGATCCGGGAAGGGCAGCCGGCAGAACGCCCCTGCCTCAACTATTATATCCGACAATGCTGGGGCCCTTGCCGCGGGAATGTGAAAAAGTCGGATTATCAGGCCATGATCAAAGATGTCTGCCGCTTTCTGGATGGCAGACAGGAGGATCTTCTGGACGAATTCCGCAGGAAGATGACGGAAGCATCTGAAAATCTGCAGTTTGAACGGGCGTCCGTCCTCCGGGACCAGATCCGAGCGGTGGAAAAAATACTGGAAGGGCAGAAGATTATCTCCACATCCATGGAGGATCAGGACGTGATTGCCCTGTTCCAGGGCTTCAATCGAACAGCTGTCCAGGTCTTCCTGATACGCGGCGGCAAGCTGATCTCATCCGAGCGCCACATTCTTGAGGAAACCGGGGAAACGCAGCAGAAGGACATCATTGGTTCCTTTCTCAAACAGTTTTATGCCGACTCCACTTTCTTTCCCAGGGAGATCTGGATCCAGCAGGATATTGATGATCATAAAGTCATCGAGGAGTGGCTTTCGGAAAGAAAAGGAAGCAAGGTAACCATTCGCTGCCCACAGCGCGGAGAAAAGCACAAGCTGGTTCAGATGGCCGAACGGAATGCAGAGGAGACACTTAAGACCTATGAGCGAAAGGAAGAACGGGAAAAGGAACGTACGGAAGGGGCCGTATTGGAACTGAAGGAAGCATTGAGTCTGGAACATGCGCCGGTCCGTATGGAGGCCTTTGATATTTCCAATACCCAGGGCGCCCAGTCCGTTGCTTCCATGGTGGTATTTGAGAACGGAAGGCCGGCCAGGAAAGAATACCGGAGGTTCCGGATAAAAATGGTGGAGGGACCCAACGATTTTGCAAGTATGGCTGAAGTCGTGGAAAGGCGATTTCGGAGGGGACTGGAAGAAAGAAAAAAGCTGAAGGAAGAAGGCAGGAATTTTTCGGAGGGTAAGTTTTCCAAATTTCCGGACCTTATTATTATCGACGGCGGCAAGGGACAATTGGGAGCCGCACTGGGATCCATGAGTAAGCTGGGGGTGGAGTGCATTCCGACATTCGGTCTGGCCAAGGAATTTGAAGAACTTTATGCCCGGGGGGAATCGGATCCCATTATCCTGCCGAGACGTTCCAATGCCCTTCACCTTGTCCAGAGAATCAGGGATGAAGCACACCGATTTGCGATTACCTTCCATAGGAGTCTGCGGGATAAAAACGACCTTCATTCCGTATTGCTGGATGTTCCGGGCATTGGTCCCAAAAGAATGAGAGAATTGATGAAGGCCTTTGGATCCGTGGAAAGGATGAAGCAGGCTGACCCGGAGGAACTGTCCAGGGTAAATGGGATGAACCATAAGGCTGCGGAATCTCTGATCCGCTTCTTCCGGGGCTGA
- a CDS encoding penicillin-binding protein 2, translated as MKHIKRNVRSSLFALLGLFLILTGYYFYNLFVYSDRWFSDPNNTRIKVDMDNPSILPGNLQDRNQNVLVETKSTIRKDGKTTYYRSYRDNCRYAAHVIGSKRYGIGAEALYIRYLLGYNNNLFERIYQKAFLDQEVGNNVILTIDMQLQKYINEVMGSRKGSVVLMDPRSGEILAMVSLPSFNPAQETEEPGEESLLNKASYGRYPPGSIMKVVTAAAALESGKDISRDTLDCKGSTDIGGITINCYGQEAHGMVDLPRAMEVSCNAYFANLSLDMGWKQLRETGEKFGFNKNFLFSDIKTVKSQLPLTRDTSRKELAWSGVGQGKVLVSPLHVALIASSVANGGEVPDPKLIHGIQTRNGNIRYLPSHGTLSTPVSPETAKKLTDMMVQVVENGTGRNARTTGMIIAGKTGTAETKEDQSPHSWFMGFAPADNPTLAIAVVLENAGTGGAKAATVAGKILRKAIRLGY; from the coding sequence ATGAAGCATATAAAACGCAATGTTCGCAGCTCTTTGTTTGCACTGCTGGGGCTTTTTCTGATTTTAACCGGATATTACTTCTATAATTTATTCGTCTACAGTGACCGATGGTTTTCGGATCCCAACAACACGAGAATCAAGGTCGATATGGATAATCCCTCCATTCTGCCGGGCAATCTTCAGGATCGGAACCAAAACGTGCTGGTGGAAACAAAGTCCACTATCCGAAAAGATGGAAAGACCACCTATTATCGCAGTTACCGGGACAATTGCCGCTATGCGGCTCATGTGATCGGTTCCAAACGATACGGCATCGGTGCCGAGGCGCTTTATATCCGTTATCTTCTGGGATACAACAATAATCTGTTTGAGCGGATCTATCAGAAAGCATTTCTGGATCAGGAGGTGGGCAACAATGTGATCCTGACCATTGACATGCAGCTTCAGAAATACATCAATGAAGTGATGGGCTCCCGCAAAGGAAGCGTTGTACTTATGGATCCCCGGAGTGGTGAGATCCTGGCGATGGTCAGTCTTCCGTCCTTTAACCCTGCACAGGAAACAGAGGAGCCGGGGGAAGAAAGCCTGCTGAATAAGGCATCCTATGGAAGATATCCTCCCGGATCCATCATGAAAGTAGTCACAGCTGCAGCAGCATTGGAGTCCGGAAAAGATATCAGCAGGGATACATTGGACTGCAAGGGCTCTACGGACATTGGAGGCATCACGATCAACTGCTATGGCCAGGAAGCACACGGCATGGTGGATCTTCCCCGCGCCATGGAGGTTTCCTGCAACGCCTACTTTGCAAACCTGTCCCTGGATATGGGATGGAAGCAATTGCGGGAGACCGGTGAGAAATTCGGATTCAATAAAAATTTTCTTTTTTCGGATATCAAGACGGTCAAAAGCCAACTGCCTCTGACCAGGGACACCAGCCGGAAGGAACTGGCATGGTCCGGCGTCGGCCAGGGCAAGGTCCTGGTTTCTCCTCTCCATGTCGCCCTGATTGCGTCGTCCGTGGCAAACGGCGGGGAAGTGCCGGATCCGAAGCTGATTCATGGAATTCAGACACGGAACGGCAACATTCGGTACCTGCCGTCGCATGGCACGCTGTCGACACCTGTATCTCCGGAAACAGCAAAGAAGCTGACGGATATGATGGTTCAGGTTGTGGAAAACGGTACGGGGCGGAACGCACGAACGACCGGTATGATCATTGCCGGAAAAACCGGAACGGCGGAAACAAAGGAAGATCAGAGCCCCCATTCCTGGTTTATGGGATTTGCTCCTGCAGATAATCCTACACTGGCGATTGCCGTTGTCCTGGAAAACGCAGGCACCGGAGGTGCAAAAGCTGCCACCGTGGCCGGAAAAATACTTCGAAAAGCCATTCGGCTTGGATACTGA
- a CDS encoding FtsW/RodA/SpoVE family cell cycle protein, producing MNSKQYEILALTLRYWFVFLLAYVFIQATYRTLRGVMSGKSDRRSTGNIPFILTLFSLSAFGLLAFRDPSGFDKDTALLGVLVSAMILFQFYFLYYVFRGMDEILLLMVDTLAILGFVILQRLTPTLALRQAEWFAAGNIVLFLAMLVIPHIRKPGWLLTPLMVLGPAIVFLVAFFGEKSGGATSKLPIGDFSIQPAEFAKVIFIVVLAYSLEEMQTFRQRIPALLFAMFSILGVAMQKDLGGALHYFLVFLFMYYIATSDWLVTAAAAGAGIAASVIGYHLFSHVQVRVEAWKNPWADVGGKGYQVAQSLMAMGSGGWFGMGLNLGEPYAIPASRTDFIFAAICEEFGILVGGMVIGLYILILIRSMQKALHAHRASDTLLASGASISLAIQAFIIIGGVIKMIPLTGITLPFVSYGGSSMIVSLSMIGIVEGVSVRNDRTAREEGQGDGTDEEKSDEDEDT from the coding sequence GTGAACAGTAAACAGTATGAGATATTGGCTCTGACGCTTCGCTATTGGTTTGTATTTTTGTTGGCTTATGTTTTTATTCAGGCAACATACCGAACCTTGCGGGGCGTCATGTCCGGAAAATCGGACAGGCGTTCCACCGGCAACATTCCCTTTATATTGACTTTATTCTCTCTGAGTGCCTTTGGGTTGCTGGCCTTCCGGGATCCGTCCGGTTTTGATAAAGATACGGCGTTGCTGGGTGTCCTTGTCTCGGCGATGATCCTGTTTCAATTTTACTTTCTGTACTATGTATTCCGGGGCATGGATGAAATCCTTCTTTTGATGGTGGATACACTTGCCATACTGGGCTTTGTCATTTTACAGAGACTTACGCCGACGCTTGCCCTGCGTCAGGCGGAATGGTTTGCTGCCGGCAATATTGTCCTTTTTCTGGCCATGCTGGTGATTCCGCACATCCGCAAGCCTGGCTGGCTGCTTACTCCCCTGATGGTGCTGGGACCGGCGATCGTGTTTCTGGTGGCATTTTTTGGGGAAAAATCAGGTGGCGCGACCAGCAAACTGCCCATCGGAGATTTTTCCATACAGCCGGCAGAGTTTGCCAAGGTGATTTTTATCGTCGTGCTGGCTTACTCGCTGGAGGAAATGCAAACATTCCGGCAGCGAATCCCGGCATTGCTGTTTGCGATGTTTTCCATTCTTGGGGTGGCAATGCAGAAGGATCTGGGAGGTGCACTGCATTATTTTCTGGTGTTTCTCTTTATGTATTATATTGCAACCAGCGACTGGCTGGTTACCGCTGCTGCGGCTGGCGCCGGCATTGCTGCGTCGGTGATTGGGTATCACCTTTTTTCCCATGTTCAGGTGCGGGTGGAAGCCTGGAAAAATCCATGGGCGGATGTGGGAGGCAAAGGCTATCAGGTCGCTCAGTCCCTGATGGCCATGGGCAGCGGCGGCTGGTTCGGGATGGGCTTGAATCTTGGAGAACCGTATGCTATTCCGGCGTCCCGCACGGATTTTATTTTTGCCGCCATATGTGAAGAGTTCGGTATCCTGGTTGGAGGCATGGTGATTGGGTTATATATTCTTATTCTGATCCGGAGTATGCAGAAGGCTCTTCATGCACACCGGGCTTCCGACACGCTGCTTGCAAGCGGTGCTTCAATTTCCCTGGCAATTCAGGCTTTTATTATCATCGGGGGAGTGATTAAGATGATCCCTCTCACCGGCATCACCCTTCCTTTTGTGAGCTATGGGGGAAGCTCCATGATCGTCAGTCTCAGCATGATCGGTATCGTGGAAGGGGTATCCGTCAGAAATGACCGAACTGCCCGGGAGGAAGGGCAGGGGGATGGGACCGACGAGGAAAAATCGGATGAGGATGAGGATACATGA
- a CDS encoding response regulator yields MNLRVVMVDSSYNARRDIDSKVKWVENDFELVGEASNGEEALVLLPHVSPHVIFTEIRMPKMDGITFIETAKKRWPDIKYVIVSNYDNFDYLRQAMKVGAYDYILKPVKPEEINQVLKRAKAEIETNVRRYF; encoded by the coding sequence TTGAATTTACGTGTGGTTATGGTGGACAGCAGTTACAATGCGCGCAGGGATATCGACAGCAAGGTGAAATGGGTGGAAAATGATTTTGAACTGGTCGGCGAAGCTTCCAACGGCGAGGAAGCGCTGGTACTTTTGCCCCATGTATCCCCGCATGTTATATTTACAGAGATCCGCATGCCGAAAATGGATGGTATCACCTTCATTGAAACGGCAAAAAAGCGCTGGCCGGATATCAAATATGTTATTGTCAGCAACTATGATAACTTTGACTATCTGCGGCAGGCCATGAAGGTCGGGGCATACGATTACATTCTCAAGCCGGTGAAGCCGGAAGAGATCAATCAGGTTCTGAAGCGGGCAAAGGCGGAAATTGAGACCAATGTAAGAAGATACTTTTAA